The Thermococcus sp. EP1 genome has a segment encoding these proteins:
- a CDS encoding DUF763 domain-containing protein, whose product MRRGIAELPLHGGHVPHWLALRMKRLANLVIKLLIDEYGTQGVLERLADPIWFQALNNLIGMDWDSSGSTTVTAGIVKEVLSKEDLGIKAAGGKGAKSRKTPEELKQISEIYDLNPEEYIKTSKLVAKVDTVALQTGYQLYHHVFFVDQEGRWAIVQQGMNPQVKLARRYHWFSEKIESFTLEPHKGISGIQSDYALNTIAKEAKEYQKTLLDIISENPTKIEREIKSVEALTKGYAPLFYKPYEKRKVIPLFKRYQSFGKLELNKRALELARELSVDNYDELLLIKGLGPSTLRALSLVLELIYDVHPSWKDPITHPPDPFKFAYAVGGKDRVPFPIERGTYDELISFLEKLLDKGKNDREVVKQVTKISRKWKFPEKEKRPT is encoded by the coding sequence ATGAGACGAGGTATTGCAGAACTCCCCCTACATGGGGGCCATGTCCCTCACTGGCTTGCCTTAAGGATGAAAAGACTAGCTAACCTTGTGATAAAACTTCTTATAGATGAATACGGTACTCAAGGGGTTCTTGAGAGACTCGCAGATCCTATATGGTTCCAGGCACTTAACAATCTGATTGGTATGGATTGGGATTCCTCAGGAAGTACTACAGTTACCGCCGGAATTGTGAAAGAGGTTCTCTCTAAAGAAGACCTTGGAATAAAGGCTGCCGGGGGCAAAGGAGCAAAAAGTAGAAAAACACCTGAAGAGTTAAAACAAATAAGTGAAATTTATGATCTAAACCCAGAAGAATACATAAAAACTTCAAAATTAGTTGCTAAAGTCGATACAGTTGCATTACAAACCGGCTACCAACTTTATCATCATGTCTTTTTTGTAGACCAAGAAGGAAGATGGGCTATAGTACAACAAGGTATGAATCCCCAAGTCAAACTCGCCCGGCGATATCACTGGTTCTCTGAAAAAATCGAGTCATTTACTTTAGAGCCCCACAAAGGAATAAGCGGAATACAAAGTGACTATGCTCTTAATACTATTGCCAAAGAAGCAAAAGAATACCAAAAGACTCTTTTAGATATAATCTCTGAAAATCCCACTAAAATCGAACGTGAAATCAAGAGCGTAGAAGCCCTCACAAAGGGATATGCTCCTTTATTTTATAAACCGTATGAAAAGAGAAAAGTTATACCTCTATTTAAGAGATATCAGAGTTTTGGCAAACTCGAACTTAATAAAAGAGCCCTTGAATTAGCAAGGGAACTAAGTGTGGATAATTATGATGAGTTACTCCTCATAAAAGGTCTTGGCCCAAGCACACTACGAGCTTTGTCTTTGGTTCTTGAATTAATTTATGATGTTCATCCCTCTTGGAAAGACCCTATTACCCATCCTCCAGATCCGTTTAAGTTTGCCTATGCAGTTGGAGGAAAAGATAGAGTCCCATTTCCAATTGAAAGAGGTACTTATGACGAGTTAATATCTTTTCTCGAAAAGCTCCTAGACAAAGGAAAAAACGATAGAGAAGTCGTTAAACAAGTAACAAAAATCAGTCGCAAGTGGAAATTCCCAGAAAAGGAAAAACGGCCCACTTGA
- a CDS encoding ribonuclease P protein component 2 — translation MREKPRTLPPTLRDKYRYIAFQVIGERPFKKDEIKRAIWEASIRTLGELGTAKTKPWFIKFNEKTQTGIVRCDRKYVEELRFAFSLVTEINGSKAIIRSLGVSGTIKRLKVKFLREFGWK, via the coding sequence ATGAGAGAGAAACCTAGAACACTACCCCCAACACTAAGAGACAAGTATCGTTATATAGCGTTCCAGGTTATTGGAGAAAGACCTTTCAAAAAAGATGAAATAAAGAGAGCAATATGGGAGGCTTCCATTAGAACTCTAGGGGAACTTGGAACAGCAAAAACAAAACCTTGGTTTATAAAATTTAATGAAAAAACTCAAACAGGCATTGTTAGGTGTGATAGAAAATATGTTGAAGAACTTCGCTTTGCATTCTCCTTGGTGACTGAAATAAATGGTTCTAAAGCTATTATAAGGAGCCTTGGTGTCTCGGGCACTATAAAAAGACTTAAAGTCAAATTCTTGCGAGAGTTCGGATGGAAATGA
- a CDS encoding ribosome assembly factor SBDS, whose product MPVSLDKAVIARLKTHGEIFEILVDPYLARDFKEGREVPVEEILATPYIFKDAHKGDKASEHEMEKIFGTSDPYEVAKIILRKGEVQLTAEQRRQMLEEKKRQIAMIIHRHAVDPRTGYPHPLERILKAMEEVGTRVDIFKDAETQVPDAIKALRRVLPLKIETKVIAVKIPSEYTGKAYGEVRKFGKIKREEWAGDGSWMFLIEIPGGIEEEFYEKLNALTKGTVVTKLIERKGL is encoded by the coding sequence ATGCCAGTAAGTCTCGACAAAGCAGTGATAGCTCGATTGAAAACACATGGAGAGATTTTTGAGATATTAGTGGATCCTTATCTGGCTAGAGACTTCAAAGAAGGCAGAGAAGTTCCTGTAGAGGAGATTCTTGCTACTCCTTATATTTTTAAAGATGCCCATAAGGGAGATAAAGCAAGTGAACATGAAATGGAGAAAATTTTTGGAACAAGTGATCCATATGAAGTTGCAAAAATAATTCTTCGAAAGGGAGAAGTTCAGCTTACAGCAGAGCAGAGAAGACAAATGCTTGAAGAGAAGAAAAGACAGATAGCCATGATAATTCACCGACATGCTGTTGATCCGAGGACTGGTTATCCTCATCCTCTTGAGAGGATTCTTAAAGCAATGGAAGAAGTAGGGACTAGGGTGGACATATTTAAAGATGCAGAGACACAGGTTCCAGATGCAATAAAGGCCTTGAGAAGAGTTTTGCCATTGAAGATCGAGACTAAAGTAATAGCAGTTAAGATACCATCAGAGTACACAGGGAAAGCTTATGGAGAAGTAAGAAAATTTGGAAAAATAAAGAGAGAGGAATGGGCAGGCGATGGCTCTTGGATGTTTTTAATTGAAATTCCTGGAGGAATTGAAGAAGAATTTTATGAGAAACTGAATGCCCTTACAAAGGGCACAGTTGTAACTAAACTTATAGAGAGGAAGGGACTATGA
- the psmA gene encoding archaeal proteasome endopeptidase complex subunit alpha has translation MAFVPPQAGYDRAITVFSPDGRLFQVQYAREAVKRGATAVGVKCKDGVVLAVEKRVTSKLIEPESYEKIFQIDEHIAAASSGIIADARVLVDRARLEAQIHRLTYGEPVPLTVLVKKICDLKQMHTQYGGVRPFGAALLMAGVNEKPELFETDPSGAYFEWKAVAIGSGRNTAMAIFEEKYKDDMTLEEAIKLAVLALSKIMEEPTPENIEVAVITVEEKRFKKISPEKVAKCLEEALKEAEAEEVPEKEEDYSELDSNY, from the coding sequence ATGGCATTTGTACCGCCACAAGCCGGGTATGATAGGGCAATAACAGTTTTCAGTCCTGATGGGAGGCTTTTCCAGGTTCAATATGCAAGAGAGGCTGTTAAGAGGGGGGCTACTGCAGTAGGAGTGAAGTGTAAAGATGGTGTCGTTTTAGCTGTAGAGAAGAGAGTCACGAGTAAACTCATAGAACCAGAGAGTTATGAAAAGATCTTCCAAATTGATGAACATATAGCAGCGGCTTCAAGCGGTATAATAGCTGATGCTAGAGTTCTTGTGGATAGAGCTCGTTTAGAAGCTCAAATTCATCGTTTAACCTATGGTGAACCTGTCCCACTAACAGTTCTTGTTAAAAAGATATGTGACTTAAAGCAGATGCACACCCAATATGGTGGTGTTAGACCCTTTGGTGCAGCTCTTTTAATGGCAGGTGTAAATGAAAAGCCAGAGTTATTTGAGACTGATCCAAGTGGGGCTTATTTTGAGTGGAAAGCTGTGGCAATAGGAAGTGGAAGAAACACTGCAATGGCAATTTTTGAGGAAAAATACAAGGACGACATGACTCTTGAAGAGGCTATTAAGCTAGCAGTTTTGGCACTTTCAAAGATAATGGAAGAGCCCACTCCAGAGAACATTGAAGTTGCAGTAATTACAGTGGAAGAGAAAAGATTCAAGAAGATAAGCCCAGAAAAAGTGGCCAAATGCCTTGAAGAGGCTTTAAAGGAAGCTGAAGCAGAAGAAGTCCCAGAGAAAGAAGAGGACTATAGTGAATTGGATAGCAACTACTGA